Proteins from a genomic interval of Toxotes jaculatrix isolate fToxJac2 chromosome 5, fToxJac2.pri, whole genome shotgun sequence:
- the si:ch211-272n13.3 gene encoding ankyrin repeat domain-containing protein 26 isoform X2, which produces MKKIFSFTKKKKHPTGTPDNGSVLSVGYELKEKDLGKVHKAASVGDLAKLKQLAKKNDINQLDKENRTALHIACASGHVEVVQFLVQSKAKLNLCDNQNRSALMKAVQGQHEQCVSILLDSHADPNLVDINGNTALHLAANIPSISTAILLLEHEANINAQNKEGFTPLTVAVREDHIEMAEFLLKETADMNCMDQDQRSPLMIAAGNGQIGMLRLLLRFNADITLKDTKGWSADDYAVMNGHHPCSLLIIEHGTQRNDGPSLSHQDPSKKKKKMLLGSPFQDVEAGFSLGGPATDKDDFEDNSQSESLSRVSKSAVDEWPSSEDDDESALTEKKPQKVNLRKMIASKKGEASALPARSLSGTDSEPESENRVQRIPSLPKALAPSNTLQHPVDPSPVSFLSKAPQLTSTPLPSYRKKEDSTEDDEEEEQDNDDDDNDNKEEVRDDDEKEEEGDISDEGDQPGESGESVDATLPVPETEVSKDKKRDFLSELGLEKGEEEQDSWDSESNSENPNMLHEEKQRLTTQDQEEMSAVKEDIKENLFYIPSFLRGEGGNRMADLVPRRSVGSPRDSQGKAGNSNNGDNGREHAEDDTTQKETEKAKWEPLNVLSKLDGDNDQKTDLMEELGLGDVDDLEDASDWDSASTASKRTLPGRRMASPGLEEFPECTDQGEDVSPAAPLIPLRNTDSGTRLPSTPPQLVPHPQPRARKMVLQKPESEEESDWEPDNLTSSNAAKMELPNIAELQAVVKPGSPDLSSVLRDSNSNKESDEPQLKEKDDAGDTYELDLNNPQPSSHMGFDRGEKDNDFRDECSPEEGGEADDDVPWEKRYEKLWVAVEKREVKSTFKNVAGELKEKFGELHKSRCPAEGVAEEDQATAESTSAEEESSDEEEGEIIVRPTARARSTVLLTIPEQRESGLEDSATESTENSLCEDRMQVSQPPVSDSSMHQEPNPLPDDALRECRSPSSQLTTTQRESNIDRATTAFTDGHTIPISDVDCSPFLKDETKLQQQMDLILKNKSADVDEAEKNNARSEEDPEEITKSLPPSISRRSASVPGVSDEELEEDMERFKLEVGKETTKTVMEVQKSSASWDTGGTTLEKVGTEKPETRLGCLSSEAGIIHQEQQPAATKSTNDAPVQAHLPLQPTYNSNKKEGQAVEDTLKLELVRGAHRGRAPQTNSHVNGDPLSVFDDSTLSEVSDDEGRLPASGHQKNQKPEEVEMAEDFDELTQSSDTATDDIDSPTSGYRHASLLIQKLDSPSLDSRSMVKLQNIFHEYERSIQKARSRHGYLADKVSQLEMERAELKSSLEEVKDVKSALERNQLELQTEVTNLRFQLKQEQENRRNATMMYNTTRDKLRRTEEQHQLEVQERQKVELTLRNLELEMRTLVNNMKQLEEDHSETQRLLAQERSARTLQENLLNSHLRKQQEIEEENKRNISKSNEALSQLTEASDRERELLQQNATLQEQLAILRTDLERSQANSSLKESHILEENEALKEQLEDARRDLKINSEALTQTVFNCNNQVTTLKSELAMITTRLENERQTRETLEVEVESTRTRLVGAVKETERCLAAHTDTEKALLWEKEEHQRLRDRLTGEAASQRETVSSLSQKLAKAEAHSNSMENEVHRVTLQLTEKGLLLDVLQREKDQAAARAKELEAALQAERELVSRAGARQEATQERLAQAQSEGMLLRQQLEEAQNKGVAKERAVTDAQERFSDILSKLRSDCEERVQLVEERNKELASKAADLRDQIYKLEEEKNERETSLRQLQQELADSLKKLSMSEASLEVNTRYRNDLEEEKARLLKDVDRLKGKLEESEDHYVQAERRINSLKSSLDEREKELTTAAQKLQEALSASAASDTTIKQLEDAVQRLEIENARLEAAAKQQSNKIDALQKGAHEAAMLSDCSPGGGVGIVDVRGHLEDLVTNLQSSKMTLEDQLSREVQKQSMLSHTAQDSQALWEEELKSRSKLGLRLAELEKEKGELSTQMEIEKKKAKKIAEQKKAVDSRLDQEMKRNTELQKEMLRTLLKTAKKKLRDQDTGGAEFGSPMSSLRMDQGRHSQAEGSFGRMKEKVDDLQVQLEKEVSRRSQLEKVNGELKDQLASLKSFSRSTDQLERSKRQLEEEVLDLRRRMEAAQVEQSQVEQYRRDAEERVRQEIQQKLEQVNLFLQSQAASQEALDQIKAANEANLRSQLEQKIRELEGELGRARATQQDSLSQRDSTRTELERYHQLYTEELRLRKSLAAKLERANSRLSEANSKLLNERSRSLINSSFANGSLGGPSLDVGTLGSPANYGATLGPVNRSLSLGLSLLNPVTEGQNSRVEDYLAKMQSELDRNISKEVYNATAELDVASARMSPVGSASRVELDPVSRATQQYLEVLKKNNMI; this is translated from the exons ATGAAGAAGATATTCAGCTTCactaagaaaaagaaacatccGACTGGTACCCCTGATAATGGCAGTGTGCTTTCTGTTGGCtatgaactgaaagaaaaggACCTCGGGAAGGTACACAAGGCTGCTTCAGTGGGTGATTTGGCAAAGTTGAAGCAGCTTGCCAAAAAGAATGATATCAATCAACTTGACAAGGAGAACAG AACTGCACTTCATATCGCCTGTGCCAGTGGACATGTTGAAGTGGTGCAATTCCTTGTTCAGAGCAAAGCCAAGCTTAACCTATGCGACAATCAAAATAGATCCGCCTTAATGAAG GCGGTGCAGGGACAGCATGAGCAATGTGTGAGCATTCTTCTGGACAGTCATGCCGATCCTAACCTGGTGGACATCAATGGCAATACAGCTCTACATTTAGCAGCAAACATCCCATCCATCTCCACTGCTATCCTGTTGCTGGAGCATGAGGCTAATATCAACGCCCAAAATAAG GAGGGGTTCACACCTTTAACTGTGGCAGTCCGTGAGGACCATATCGAGATGGCTGAGTTTCTCCTCAAGGAGACTGCCGACATGAATTGTATGGACCAAGACCAAAG GTCCCCATTAATGATAGCTGCTGGCAATGGACAAATCGGTATGTTGCGGCTACTCTTGCGGTTTAACGCAGATATCACACTAAAGGATACCAAAGGATGGTCAGCTGATGACTACGCAGTAATGAATGGGCATCATCC TTGTTCCCTCCTGATCATTGAGCATGGCACACAGAGGAACGATGGACCCTCTCTGTCACATCAAGATCcaagcaaaaagaagaaaaagatgctGTTGGGCAGTCCTTTCCAAGATGTTGAAGCAGGCTTTTCTTTAGGAGGACCAGCCACTGACAAAGATG ATTTTGAAGACAATTCTCAATCAGAATCACTGAGTCG GGTCTCAAAAAGTGCCGTTGATGAATGGCCTTCatctgaagatgatgatgaatcGGCTTTAACCGAAAAG AAACCACAGAAAGTAAACCTGAGGAAAATGATTGCATCTAAAAAGGGAGAAG CTTCTGCACTGCCTGCCAGGTCCTTGAGTGGTACAGATTCTGAACCAGAGAGTGAGAATAGAGTCCAGAGAATCCCATCCCTCCCAAAGGCTTTAGCACCCAGCAACACTCTACAGCACCCAGTAGATCCATCTCCTGTGTCCTTCCTTTCCAAAGCACCCCAGTTGACTTCCACCCCTCTTCCAAGCTACAGAAAG aaaGAAGATTCCACTGAGgatgacgaggaggaggagcaggacaatgatgatgatgacaacgACAAcaaagaggaggtgagagatGATGacgagaaagaggaggaaggagacatcTCAGATGAAGGTGATCAGCCTGGAGAGAGTGGAGAGTCTGTTGACGCCACATTACCTGTTCCTGAGACAGAAGTCTCTAAAGATAAGAAAAGAG ATTTCCTGTCTGAGCTGGGTCTAGAgaagggagaagaagagcaagatTCTTGGGACTCTGAG tCCAATTCTGAAAACCCCAATATGCTGcatgaagagaaacaaaggtTGACTACTCAGGATCAAGAAGAGATGTCTGCTGTTAAAGAAGACATTAAAGAAA ACTTGTTTTATATTCCCTCTTTTTTAAGAGGGGAAGGAGGCAATAGGATGGCAGATCTAGTGCCTCGGAGGAGTGTAGGCAGCCCAAGAGACAGCCAGGGAAAGG CTGGAAACAGCAATAATGGTGATAATGGACGAGAACATGCTGAAGATGACACTACACAGAAGGAG ACTGAGAAGGCAAAATGGGAACCACTTAATGTTTTGAGTAAACTTGACGGAGATAATGACCAAAAGACAG ACTTAATGGAAGAGCTTGGTCTAGGTGATGTTGACGATCTTGAAG ATGCATCAGACTGGGACTCGGCCAGTACAGCCAGTAAGAGAACCCTGCCTGGCCGCAGAATGGCCTCCCCTGGACTTGAGGAGTTCCCAGAATGCACCGATCAGGGTGAGGAtgtttctccagcagctccCCTGATTCCTCTGAGGAACACTGACTCTGGCACGAGACTGCCCAGCACACCCCCTCAACTTGTACCCCATCCTCAACCTCGGGCAAGGAAAATGGTGCTTCAGAAACCAGAGAGTGAGGAAG aaTCAGATTGGGAACCAGACAATTTAACATCTTCCAATGCAgccaaaatggagctgccaaacATAGCTGAGCTTCAGGCAGTGGTTAAACCAG GTTCCCCTGACCTTTCATCAGTGTTAAGagacagtaacagtaacaaagAGTCTGACGAGCCTCAGCTTAAG GAGAAAGATGATGCAGGAGATACATATGAGTTAGATCTAAATAACCCACAGCCATCTAGCCATATGGGCtttgacagaggagaaaaggataATGACTTTAGAGATGAATGCAGTCCTGAAGAAGGAGGTGAAGCGGATGATGACGTACCATGGGAGAAACGTTATGAAAAGCTCTGGGTAGCGGTGGAGAAACGGGAGGTAAAATCCACCTTCAAGAACGTTGCAGGTGAACTGAAGGAGAAGTTTGGAGAACTGCATAAATCAAGATGTCCTGCAGAAGGTGTTGCAGAAGAAGACCAGGCCACAGCTGAATCAACATCTGCAGAAGAAGAGTCAAGTGATGAAGAAGAAGGGGAAATCATTGTGCGGCCCACAGCCAGAGCAAGGAGTACTGTCCTTCTCACCATACCTGAGCAGAGAGAGTCTGGACTGGAAGACAGTGCGACAGAGTCAACTGAAAACTCTCTGTGCGAAGACAGGATGCAAGTGTCTCAGCCCCCGGTCAGTGACAGTAGCATGCATCAGGAGCCAAATCCGCTCCCTGATGATGCTCTGAGAGAGTGCAGGTCTCCTTCATCACAACTCAccacaacacagagagagagcaacataGATCGTGCTACCACAGCTTTTACTGATGGTCACACCATACCCATTTCTGATGTTGACTGTAGCCCATTCTTAAAAGATGAGACCAAACTTCAGCAACAGATGGACTTAATCTTGAAGAATAAAAGTGCAGATGTAGATGAAGCTGAGAAGAATAATGCGAGGTCAGAAGAGGATCCAGAGGAGATCACTAAGTCTCTGCCCCCCTCGATAAGCAGACGTTCAGCATCTGTCCCTGGTGTCTCTGATGAGGAGCTGGAAGAGGACATGGAAAGGTTTAAACTTGAG GTTGGCAAAGAAACGACCAAGACTGTGATGGAGGTGCAAAAATCCAGTGCTTCCTGGGATACTGGTGGAACGACACTGGAAAAAGTGGGTACTGAGAAACCTGAGACCAGGTTAGGATGCCTGTCAAGTGAAGCTGGAATAATTCACCAGGAACAGCAGCCTGCAGCAACCAAGAG CACCAATGACGCACCAGTGCAGGCGCATCTCCCACTCCAGCCGACCTACAATAGCAACAAAAAGGAGGGGCAAGCTGTAGAGGACACCTTAAAGCTGGAGCTGGTCAGAGGGGCCCATCGCGGCAGAGCCCCTCAGACCAACAGCCATGTTAACGGAgatcctctctctgtgtttgacgATAGCACTTTAAGTGAAGTGTCGGACGATGAAGGAAG GTTGCCAGCCAGTGGGCATCAGAAAAATCAG AAGCCTGAGGAAGTGGAGATGGCAGAAGACTTTGATGAACTCACGCAGTCATCGGACACAGCCACAGATGACATTGACTCTCCCACTTCAGGCTATCGTCACGCATCCCTCCTCATACAGAAGCTGGACTCACCCAGTTTAG ATTCGAGAAGCATGGTGAAGCTGCAGAACATTTTCCACGAATATGAACGCTCTATCCAAAAGGCGAGGAGCCGCCATGGGTACCTGGCAGACAAGGTGAGCCAGCTGGAAATGGAGCGAGCAGAGTTGAAGAGCTCTCTAGAGGAAGTTAAAGATGTTAAGTCTGCCTTGGAGCGCAACCAGCTGGAACTGCAGACTGAAGTCACAAACCTCAG ATTTCAGCTGAAACAAGAGCAGGAAAATCGCCGCAATGCCACCATGATGTACAACACCACCAGAGATAagctgaggaggacagaggagcagcaTCAGCTAGAGGTTCAGGAGCGACAGAAGGTGGAGCTCACCCTCAGGAACCTGGAGCTGGAGATGAGAACACTGGTCAACAACATGAAACAG CTTGAAGAGGACCACAGTGAGACCCAGAGGCTGCTGGCTCAGGAGCGCAGTGCAAGGACACTGCAGGAGAATCTGCTCAACAGCCATCTCCGTAAGCAGCAGGAGATAGAAGAGGAGAACAAGAGAAATATAAGCAAAAGCAATGAG GCCTTGTCCCAGCTTACTGAGGCCAGTGACAGGGAGAGGGAGTTGCTACAGCAGAATGCTACCTTACAGGAGCAGCTGGCCATCCTTAGAACAGACCTCGAGCGTTCGCAGGCCAACAGCAGTCTCAAAGAGAGCCACATTTTAGAGGAGAACGAGGCCCTCAAGGAACAGCTGGAAGATGCTCGACGAGATCTCAAAATCAACAGTGAAGCCCTGACCCAAACTGTCTTCAACTGCAATAACCAGGTGACCACCCTGAAGTCTGAGTTAGCTATGATAACAACCCGCCTGGAAAATGAGCGACAAACTCGTGAAAcactggaggtggaggtggagtcCACTCGTACCCGCCTGGTCGGTGCAGTAAAGGAGACTGAGCGTTGCCTCgcagctcacacagacacagagaaagctCTTCTCTGGGAGAAAGAGGAACACCAGCGTCTTAGAGACAGACTCACAG GAGAAGCTGCCAGTCAGCGCGAGACTGTTAGCAGCTTGTCCCAGAAGCTGGCCAAGGCAGAGGCTCATTCAAACAGCATGGAGAATGAAGTTCATCGGGTCACACTGCAGCTGACAGAGAAGGGCCTACTGCTGGATGTCTTACAGCGGGAAAAGGACCAGGCAGCTGCACGTGCCAAAGAGCTAGAAGCAGCTCTGCAGGCCGAGAGGGAGCTGGTCAGTCGTGCCGGAGCTCGCCAAGAGGCCACACAGGAGCGGCTAGCCCAAGCCCAAAGTGAGGGTATGTTATTACGGCAACAGCTAGAGGAGGCCCAAAACAAAGGTGTTGCCAAGGAGCGTGCTGTGACAGATGCCCAAGAACGCTTCAGTGACATTCTCTCCAAGCTACGTTCTGACTGCGAAGAGAGGGTACAACTAGTGGAGGAGAGAAATAAGGAGCTCGCCAGTAAGGCTGCTGATCTGCGAGATCAGATCTATAAgttagaggaagagaagaacGAACGAGAG ACTAGTCTaaggcagctgcagcaggagttAGCTGACTCACTCAAGAAGCTGTCAATGAGTGAAGCTTCTCTGGAGGTTAACACACGCTATCGCAATGacctggaggaagagaaggcTCGCCTCCTCAAAGACGTGGACAGGCTTAAAGGAAAG CTGGAGGAGAGCGAAGACCACTATGTGCAGGCTGAGAGACGAATTAACAGTCTGAAGAGCAGCCTTgatgagagggagaaggagctcACCACTGCTGCTCAGAAACTCCAGGAGGCGCTGTCTGCCTCAGCAGCTTCTGATACCACCATCAAACAGCTGGAGGACGCCGTACAGAG GCTCGAGATAGAGAATGCAAGGCTGGAAGCGGCTGCTAAGCAACAGTCCAACAAAATTGATGCTCTTCAGAAAGGGGCTCATGAAGCTGCCATG CTATCTGACTGCTCACCTGGAGGAGGGGTTGGTATTGTGGAT GTCAGAGGTCATTTGGAGGACTTGGTTACAAACCTCCAAAGCAGTAAGATGACTTTGGAAGACCAACTCAGTAGAGAG GTCCAGAAACAAAGCATGCTGTCTCACACAGCCCAGGACTCGCAGGCCCTCtgggaggaggagctgaagagtCGTTCTAAGTTAGGACTGCGTCTGGCAGAacttgaaaaggaaaaaggagaactGAGCACGCAG ATGGaaatagaaaagaagaaagCCAAGAAAATAGCAGAGCAGAAAAAGGCTGTAGATTCTCGTCTGGAccaagagatgaagagaaacacagagcttCAAAAAGAAAT GCTGCGTACTCTATTGAAGACTGCAAAGAAGAAACTGCGGGATCAGGACACAGGTGGAGCTGAGTTTGGCTCTCCTATGAGCAGTCTACGGATGGACCAGGGCAGACACAGCCAGGCTGAGGGTAGCTTCGGACgaatgaaagaaaag GTGGATGATCTCCAGGTGCAGCTGGAGAAGGAAGTGTCTCGTCGCAGCCAACTAGAGAAGGTGAATGGGGAGCTTAAGGATCAGCTGGCCTCCCTGAAGAGCTTCAGCCGCAGTACTGACCAGCTGGAGAGGAGTAAgaggcagctggaggaggaggtatTGGACCTGAGACGCCGAATGGAGGCTGCTCAGGTGGAGCAGAGCCAGGTGGAGCAGTACCGCCGTGATGCAGAGGAGAGGGTCCGTCAAGAGATACAACAGAAACTGGAGCAGGTCAACCTCTTCCTGCAG TCCCAGGCAGCATCCCAAGAAGCACTGGATCAGATTAAAGCAGCCAATGAGGCTAACCTGCGCTCTCAGCTGGAGCAAAAGATCCGGGAGCTGGAGGGGGAACTGGGCCGCGCCCGTGCCACCCAGCAAGACAGCCTTAGCCAAAGAGACTCCACACGCACCGAGCTAGAGCGATACCACCAGCTCTATACTGAGGAGCTGCGTCTCCGCAAGTCCCTGGCTGCCAAACTCGAAAG GGCCAACAGTCGGCTCTCAGAAGCCAACTCTAAGTTGCTCAACGAGCGTAGCAGGTCTCTTATCAACAGCAGCTTTGCAAACGGTAGCCTTGGAGGGCCCTCGCTGGACGTAGGCACTTTGGGTTCACCAGCAAACTATGGGGCCACACTGGGACCTGTCAACAGAAGCCTCAGCCTGGGACTCTCCCTTCTCAACCCTGTGACTGAGGGACAGAACAGCAGGGTGGAGGACTATCTGGCCAAG atgcaGAGTGAATTGGATAGAAACATATCAAAGGAAGTGTACAACG CCACAGCCGAGCTGGATGTTGCCTCTGCGCGTATGTCCCCGGTGGGCTCTGCCTCGAGGGTGGAGCTGGACCCCGTCAGCAGGGCGACGCAGCAGTACTTGGAGGTACTGAAGAAGAACAATATGATCTGA